DNA sequence from the Cohnella herbarum genome:
GCAACTCCCAATTCTCGCTATCGCCTTCAGCATCCCGGGTAACATGGAGCGTATAGCCTTGCCCTATTTTCCGAGCATTGTCTTCTCCATTACGATCCACTCGGCAAGCGACAATAGCGCCGGCATGCGGCCACCCAAGCAACTCGGCAACACGAATGGCAACTTGGCCCGCGCCGTTGTCGATGGATAGATGTCCCGCGAATACGAGGTCGAACCCACCCCGACGAACGGTTTCCGCAAGCGCCAGCGAAAGTACGTGTTCGTCCCCGGCCCCCTCCGTACGAATCCACCAGGCTTCGTCGGCGCCCATAGCTAGAGCCGTCCGCAACGCTTCAACGGTTTTCTCGTCCCCGGCGGAAATGACGGTTACCGAACTCCCGTCGTCTTCTTTGATTCGCAGAGCCTCCTCCAAACCGTATTCGTCGTAGGGGTTGATTACTTTTTTGACCCCATCCTCGTCGATTTTGCCGTTACGCACGATGATCGGTTCATCCGTGGCAATAACGGATTTGATCAATACCGCGATATTCATGGCATCCTCCTTGTAAACGTATTCGCAGAATGGTGCTGATAAGTTGAATTTTGAACCCTTGCGTAGGGCGCTAGTTCCCCTTGAACGTGTCCTTTTTTGCCGATGTGAGCATATGAAGGGCGGGCTAAGGAATAAATTTACAAGTATCAAGTCGATTGATTGGTCTCTGTTTCATCGTATGACCCTTGAGGGAGGTTCAGAAGAACGCGATCGCTCCGGGGGCGCAAGCAAAGGGGAGCGAGGTGGGCAGCTCGATGAATGGTTGGCTAGTTGCAGCCGTCACCTTGTGCGGAATCGGTATTTTCAGTTGGATCGTCGTGGGCAAAATCAAGCTTATTCTAGGCGGCGCGCCGGATGGGGGGATGAGACTGGAATGGCGGCGCGCCGTTCGGGCAGGCGGTCAGGTTTTCGGGCATCGCCGTCTTCTTCAGGACCGTCGCAGCGGTTGGATGCATCTCGTCTTGTTTTACGGATTCCTTATTCTTCAGTTGGGCGCCTTGGAGATTTTGTGGAAAGGGGTTTCAGGCAAGTCGTTCGCTTGGGCGGACAATGGCGTTTTTTCGATGATGCAGGAAGTAACGGTCGCGTTGGTACTGATCGCGGTTGCTTACGGTGCTTTTAGGAGGTATGGGGAGAAGCTCGCCAGGCTGCCCAAAGGGTGGAAGCCGCTGCTCGTGCTGATTTGGATCGCGGGTTTAATGCTGTCCGTCGTGTTTACGCTGGCCTTTGATCGGCTGAGGGAGCATATTCCCGCCAAAAATTTAGCCCCGATCTCGTCCGCGCTGGCATCCGGAATGGAGCAAATGTTTGGGGGAGCTCCCGCGGTTTGGGCGGAAACGGGTTACGAAATCTCATGGTGGGTTCATTTGCTACTCTTGCTTGGTTTTCTCGTTTACGTGCCGCTGTCTAAGCATTTTCATATTTTTACGGCTCCCGTGAACTGGTTATTGCGAGAGACCGGCACTCCGACGATGACCAAATTAGACCTCGAAGACGAAACCGCGGAGAAATTCGGGATGAACGCCGTTGAGGATTTGACTCGGAAAATGAGGCTTGATTTGTTCGCGTGCGTCGAGTGCGGGAGGTGCACGGACGTTTGTCCGGCGGCGAACACCGATAAGGGATTGTCTCCGATGCATCTGATGACGAAGCTTCGCGATACTTTGCAAAGTAAAGGAAAGGCGTTTCGCCCGACAGACGAGATAGGAAAAGGCGACTCGGATCGGATGGATATCTCGGGGACGATGGCGTGGCAATCGGAAGGGTGGGTGAAAAACGCTAACTCCCAGCCGGCCGCTCTTATTGGGGAAGTGATCACGGAGCAGGAGTTATGGGCATGCACGACATGCAGGCATTGCGAGGAGCGTTGTCCGGTCGGGAATATGCAATTAGCCCCTCTGATGGAAATGCGTCGTTACCTGGTATTGACGGAAGGGAAGATGCCTACGGAAGCAAGACGGACGTTGCAAAATATCGATCGTCAAAGCAATCCCTGGGGATTCCCGCGCCAAGATCGGGCGGCATGGATGGAGGAGTTCGCCGCCAAGGAGGGCTGGTCGATCCCGACGTTGCGGGACAATCCGCAGCCTGAATGGCTTTGGTGGGTAGGCAGTATGGGGGCTTATGATTCGCGAGCTCGCCGGGTGACGTTCGCTTTTGCCCGATTGCTTCGCGAAGCGGGCATTTCTTTCGCGGTTCTTGGAACGGAGGAGCGCAATTCCGGAGATACGCCGCGGCGACTGGGCGACGAGTTCCTGTTCCAGGAGCTTTGCCGCTCGAACATCGCCACCTTCCAGCGCTATGGGATCAAAAAAATCGTTACGACTTGTCCGCACACGTTTCACCTTTTTCGCAACGAGTACAAGGATTTCGGCTTCGAAGCGGACGTCAGGCATCATACGGAGTTATTGGCGGAACTTATCGCGGATGGCCTTCTTGCGCCCCGGTATCCCGTATTCCGAACGATGACGATGCACGATTCTTGTTATTTGGCTCGCTATAACGGGATCGTCGATGCTCCACGTTCGATCTTGGCAGCGATCCCCGAGTTAGCGACGAAGGAGATGGAGCGCTCGGGCAAGCAAGGGCTTTGTTGCGGAGCAGGCGGGGGCCGCATGTGGATGGAGGAGCCGGGCCGCCGGGTGAACGTGGTTAGGACGGCACAAGCGTTGGCAACGGGAGCGGAATTAATCGGGTCGGCATGCCCTTATTGTTTGACGATGATGGAGGAAGGCTTGCGCAAGCATGGAGTCGAGGAGCGGGTCGGCGCGTTGGATGTGGCGGAGATTCTGGCGATGTCCGTTCTTGGACCGGCGGAAAAAAACACTCGAGAGGGGTGAGGACGTTTGTGGAATGTACGGAAAGCGGCGGTTATCGGAGCGGGGGTGATGGGATCGGCCATCGCCGCTCACTTGGCGAATGTCGGTATTCCATGCCTGCTGTT
Encoded proteins:
- a CDS encoding electron transfer flavoprotein subunit beta/FixA family protein, whose amino-acid sequence is MNIAVLIKSVIATDEPIIVRNGKIDEDGVKKVINPYDEYGLEEALRIKEDDGSSVTVISAGDEKTVEALRTALAMGADEAWWIRTEGAGDEHVLSLALAETVRRGGFDLVFAGHLSIDNGAGQVAIRVAELLGWPHAGAIVACRVDRNGEDNARKIGQGYTLHVTRDAEGDSENWELPLPALLTAQQGLNEPRYPALAGIMKAKRKPLTELSFDELLAESEARTLAARGVGGGTAGRVGDADGVGSGQMGYSERVSSERIGEPEIEKASRARDGEPEVALDGAAVAGPRTERLGCEAPPPRPAGRKLDGTVGEQAAELIALLRNEARILKAR
- a CDS encoding (Fe-S)-binding protein, with the protein product MNGWLVAAVTLCGIGIFSWIVVGKIKLILGGAPDGGMRLEWRRAVRAGGQVFGHRRLLQDRRSGWMHLVLFYGFLILQLGALEILWKGVSGKSFAWADNGVFSMMQEVTVALVLIAVAYGAFRRYGEKLARLPKGWKPLLVLIWIAGLMLSVVFTLAFDRLREHIPAKNLAPISSALASGMEQMFGGAPAVWAETGYEISWWVHLLLLLGFLVYVPLSKHFHIFTAPVNWLLRETGTPTMTKLDLEDETAEKFGMNAVEDLTRKMRLDLFACVECGRCTDVCPAANTDKGLSPMHLMTKLRDTLQSKGKAFRPTDEIGKGDSDRMDISGTMAWQSEGWVKNANSQPAALIGEVITEQELWACTTCRHCEERCPVGNMQLAPLMEMRRYLVLTEGKMPTEARRTLQNIDRQSNPWGFPRQDRAAWMEEFAAKEGWSIPTLRDNPQPEWLWWVGSMGAYDSRARRVTFAFARLLREAGISFAVLGTEERNSGDTPRRLGDEFLFQELCRSNIATFQRYGIKKIVTTCPHTFHLFRNEYKDFGFEADVRHHTELLAELIADGLLAPRYPVFRTMTMHDSCYLARYNGIVDAPRSILAAIPELATKEMERSGKQGLCCGAGGGRMWMEEPGRRVNVVRTAQALATGAELIGSACPYCLTMMEEGLRKHGVEERVGALDVAEILAMSVLGPAEKNTREG